The Tubulanus polymorphus chromosome 1, tnTubPoly1.2, whole genome shotgun sequence genome contains a region encoding:
- the LOC141911566 gene encoding growth arrest-specific protein 2-like, with protein sequence MKCCYHFYRRMSFAFEKSAMANNRPDGDGENRRHSVAEGATEDIEPIELDYLAQQEEVRLLPLKEDLAEWLNKVLGVEISAETFMNVLDNGVNVCQLAELVHNKALEWKASNKTSEILPKVKKPRYKSNAKSESWFARDNTANFVRWCREYGIKEECLFESDGLVMHRQTRTVVLCLLELARLAAKFGIEPPNLIKLETEIEREEKAIQENRPISAKPPSSAVKRARPANLDVEVKRLANTCRCKTRFPVHRLSEGRYNIGGKIVFIRMLKGKHLMVRVGGGWDTFDHYLQRHDPCKIKEFQTGPDQKFLYINSKYKVS encoded by the exons AGTCAGCCATGGCGAATAATCGACCGGATGGTGATGGAGAAAACCGCCGTCATTCAGTAGCTGAAGGAGCTACAGAAGATATAGAACCAATTGAACTTGATTATTTAGCTCAGCAAGAAGAAGTGCGACTGCTACCTCTCAAAGAGGACCTTGCTGAATGGCTAAATAAAGTTTTAG GAGTGGAGATAAGCGCGGAAACATTTATGAATGTTTTAGATAATGGAGTTAATGTATGCCAGCTCGCGGAATTAGTTCACAATAAAGCTTTAGAATGGAAAGCATCAAATAAGACCTCCGAG atTCTTCCGAAAGTCAAAAAGCCTCGATATAAAAGCAATGCAAAGTCAGAGTCATGGTTTGCTCGGGATAATACAGCAAATTTTGTTCGATGGTGCCGGGAATATGGTATTAAAGAAGAATGCCTGTTTGAATCTGATGGATtag TAATGCATCGACAGACACGAACTGTTGTACTGTGTTTGTTAGAGTTAGCTAGACTTGCCGCGAAATTTGGAATTGAGCCTCCTAATTTGATCAAATTGGAAACCGAAATCGAACGCGAGGAAAAAGCAATTCAAGAAAACAGACCAATAAGTGCAAAACCACCTAGTTCTGCTGTGAAGAGGGCTAGACCTGCTAATCTAGATGTTGAG GTGAAACGACTAGCGAATACTTGTCGTTGTAAAACACGTTTCCCTGTTCATCGTCTATCTGAAGGAAGATATAATATCGGCGGAAAGATCGTTTTTATCAGA ATGTTGAAAGGGAAACATTTAATGGTACGCGTTGGTGGAGGTTGGGATACGTTCGATCATTACCTGCAGAGACATGATCCATGTAAgataaaagaatttcaaactgGGCCGGATCAGAAGTTCCTATACATCAACAGCAAATACAAAGTTTCGTAA
- the LOC141915122 gene encoding uncharacterized protein LOC141915122, producing MDVYYSNSSADTENPLCLVVRTDSHTPKVRSWDYSTHTDQCSALDLSVKAKRISIDDENYSNSEISPRKCLLSDFLDVHQDTDTVDDESIHESSFISSVSTSRRNNRSWASPPSTGPVLNRSCGLYFPRPDSTIHPQPRPAHSSTFHTSHRSISRSTSLDQSYLSQYDASIYPDPIHSSTMRNSTLNQYDSDMCNSSYFRRPNPVHGANTPYTSKSPSNRNNTQSESMREPESIVDSNETNRSEEKFPIETSLPLPKKSRRSENLFVSPKITRSRSKKILEDSQSTSVDTSSDGAQKDHVCDDSTALENSMRTRPTRSRDKKIEYRIPDSSSERKKTQRKKRETSKNAMKETMKERTLKDWYIRPIPNMKAIMVEGILLQTNSQVNSYWKSTNIVTRIDSNTVKTSNGSLYKLHGKISRTLSIKNGFSSETVNSFKNGFPSNWKNLLAKHFESEESKKEKKKSNVSSVPQKKKSALQSQKKALDESFAQRKESGGFEYSLLPKTKSGRAVKPILNYWEGERVFIHPRTLSVQILNNSGIVSSSSPCDSPEVTEGRRKSKKMHQRPSSNKQTSNRNSGSSKRNHTISSTGERSANNTSESDDEPPSEPKKSPVRKTKKRKNISSNGKNPEKLIDDSSRSEDSNLIGNSKTTDLHKDSTLPARKKIRLSDKSFPGCLKHLESVVSISSSTTTIDKDSERVSRIAAEKSSKKDLSNKQWKKPLGNFNDSNVADGQDGHRSKGNEKSKNGRKTDQSKEPVLLKSPGGSVVTWKQDEIERLHKAITTVAPGQSFWEDVAENVATKSPDECVQFHFKDIPNMCHAKKKPPVKRVTTTGSDKSTTKKRLGGRGTLKRKRQLREFLEKEDEDYQDDFFDSTPLKSLLNTYKTSGLVDDNDSPVLPTVERTPFVPALKFIPVSERKTPAFHSPGLLNVSREWAEEYVHKVLKERKTNRHNKISDKSKTPARRNQYANVVNLPEPSKALFTVTEQDDDDEDEDSNEEKDYYWSDYENEDGNLNH from the exons GTGAGATCGTGGGATTACAGTACTCACACTGATCAATGTTCTGCATTGGATCTAAGCGTTAAAGCTAAGAGAATTTCGatcgatgatgaaaattattccAATTCTGAGATTTCTCCAAGAAAGTGCCTATTATCAGATTTCCTCGACGTTCACCAAG ATACTGATACAGTAGACGATGAATCGATTCATGAATCATCATTTATCAGCTCGGTTTCGACGAGTAGACGAAATAACCGAAGTTGGGCGTCTCCTCCGAGCACGGGGCCGGTTTTAAATCGGAGCTGCGGTTTATATTTTCCTAGACCCGACTCCACGATTCATCCCCAGCCTCGACCGGCGCATTCTTCTACATTCCACACGTCGCATCGCTCGATATCGCGATCGACTTCCCTAGATCAGAGTTATCTATCTCAGTACGATGCGTCGATCTATCCCGATCCTATACATTCATCGACTATGAGGAATTCGACGCTGAATCAGTACGATAGCGATATGTGTAATTCGAGTTATTTCCGTCGACCGAATCCGGTGCACGGCGCGAACACGCCGTATACGAGTAAGTCTCCTTCGAATCGGAACAATACGCAATCGGAATCGATGCGTGAACCGGAATCTATCGTCGATTCGAACGAAACAAACAGAAGCGAAGAGAAATTCCCGATCGAGACATCGTTACCGTTACCGAAAAAATCGCGGCgttcagaaaatctgttcgtttcACCGAAAATAACGCGAAGTCGCAGTAAAAAGATTTTAGAAGATTCTCAAAGTACGTCGGTCGATACGTCCAGCGACGGCGCTCAGAAAGATCATGTTTGCGATGATAGTACCGCGTTAGAGAATTCGATGAGAACGAGGCCTACTCGTAGTCGAGATAAAAAGATCGAATACCGAATCCCGGACTCGTCGTCGGAGCGTAAAAAAACTCAACGGAAGAAGAGAGAGACTTCGAAGAATGCGATGAAAG AAACGATGAAGGAGCGCACGCTGAAAGATTGGTATATTCGTCCTATTCCTAACATGAAAGCGATTATGGTTGAAGGTATTTTGCTGCAAACAAATAG CCAGGTGAACAGCTACTGGAAGAGTACGAATATAGTAACACGTATTGATAGTAATACGGTTAAAACAAGCAATGGATCTTTGTATAAACTTCATGGAAAAATATCCAGAACTCTATCAATCAAAAATG GTTTTTCTTCGGAAACGgtcaattcattcaaaaatggttttccAAGTAATTGGAAGAATTTGTTAGCAAAACACTTTGAATCTGAAGAAAGTAAAAA ggaaaaaaagaaaagcaaCGTTTCTTCAGTTCCGCAGAAAAAAAAGTCAGCACTTCAGTCTCAAAAGAAAGCACTAGATGAGAGCTTTGCCCAAAGAAAAGAATCTG GTGGATTTGAGTATAGTTTGTTGCCCAAGACAAAATCAGGTCGGGCTGTGAAACCTATATTAAACTATTGGGAAGGAGAACGTGTTTTCATCCACCCTCGCACTTTATCGGTACAAATTCTGAATAATTCTGGGATCGTCAGTTCCTCCTCTCCGTGCGATTCTCCCGAG GTAACTGAAGGAAGAAGAAAGTCGAAAAAAATGCATCAAAGACCATcttcaaataaacaaacatcaaatagaaattctggttcttcaaaaagaaatcatacCATTAGTTCAACTGGGGAAAGGTCTGCAAATAACACGTCCGAATCAGATGATGAACcaccttcagaaccaaagaAGTCTCCCGtgcgaaaaacgaaaaaaagaaagaatattTCGAGCAATGGAAAAAATCCTGAAAAGTTGATTGACGACAGTAGTAGATCAGAGGACAGTAATCTTATTGGGAATTCTAAAACAACTGACCTGCATAAAGACTCAACGTTGCCCGCTAGAAAAAAGATACGGTTATCAGATAAATCATTTCCGGGATGTTTAAAACATCTAGAATCTGTCGTTAGTATTTCCTCGTCAACAACAACTATTGATAAAGATTCAGAGCGCGTGTCTAGAATAGCGGCTGAAAAATCTAGCAAGAAAGATTTGTCGAATAAGCAGTGGAAGAAACCATTGGGAAATTTCAATGATAGCAATGTAGCAGATGGACAAGATGGTCACCGGAGTAAAGGCAATGAAAAGAGCAAAAACGGTAGAAAAACAGATCAATCCAAAGAACCAGTATTACTA AAATCTCCTGGTGGTTCAGTTGTAACATGGAAGCAGGATGAAATCGAGCGACTTCACAA GGCCATTACTACTGTAGCTCCGGGTCAAAGTTTTTGGGAAGACGTGGCTGAGAACGTGGCCACTAAATCTCCCGATGAATGTGTGCAATTCCATTTTAAAGACATCCCTAATATGTGTCACGCGAAGAAAAAACCACCAGTGAAAAGGGTCACTACTACGG GCAGTGATAAATCGACCACCAAAAAGCGACTGGGTGGTCGCGGTACATTGAAGCGGAAACGACAATTACGAGAATTTCTTGAGAAAGAAGATGAAGATTATCAAGATGATTTCTTTGATTCAACGCCTCTGAAGAGTCTTCTCAATACATATAAG ACAAGTGGTTTAGTAGATGATAACGATAGTCCTGTATTGCCGACGGTTGAGAGAACCCCATTTGTTCCTGCTCTGAAATTCATCCCGGTCTCGGAACGAAAAACACCAGCGTTTCACAGTCCTGGTTTACTGAATGTTAGCCGGGAGTGGGCTGAAGAATACGTTCACAAAGTTCTCAAGGAAAGAAAGACGAATCGACATAACAAAATATCTGATAAGAGTAAA ACACCAGCGCGTAGAAATCAGTATGCCAATGTGGTTAACTTACCGGAACCGAGTAAAGCATTGTTTACTGTAACCGAacaagatgatgatgatgaggatgaAGATTCTAATGAGGAGAAGGATTATTACTGGTCGgattatgaaaatgaagatgggAATTTAAATCATTAG